The sequence gagtcctgtctgagcagtgggacgtggcggaggcccgtgtggcgtgtcggcagctgcggtgcggagaggcagagacggccTACAAGCCGCCCAAGGCCGAGCAAGGGAcgggccccgtggggctgcgagGGGTGCGGTGCCAGGGACAcgaggcccagctgagcctctgcaacGTCTCCTGGCCGGCAGCGGGGGTCGTGGAGGACGTGGGGGTGGTTTGCGAGGGTGAGTGTCCCCACGGGCCCCCCGGGGCACAGGGTGGGTGGGcagccggcccccgccgccaTCTGGGCTCTGTCCCCGCCGCAGGGAGCCGGCGCGTGCGGCTGGCGAACGGGCCCGGGCGCTGCGCCGGGAGAGTGGAGATCtactcccagggcagctggggcagtgTCTGCGACGACGGCTGGGACCTGCCCGATGCCGCCGTCGTGTGCCGGCAGCTGGGCTGCGGAGGGGCCGTGGGGGCGCCGGGCTCTGCCGCCTTTGGGGAGGGCTCCGGGCACATCTGGCTGGACGGCGTCAACTGCTCCGGGGCCGAAGCCGCTCTCTGGGACTGCCCAGCCGGGCCCTGGGGGCGGCATGACTGCGGGCACAAAGAGGACGCCGGAGCCGTCTGCTCGGGTGCGTGACGGGAGCTGTGGCGGGAGGCTGGTGCTCAGGGAGGCCGGGCCAGCAGGAGAGCCGGGCACGGCCAGCGCTGGCCCGGGCTGCCGCTGAGCTCCTGCGCCGGCACCTCCTGCGCACAGCCAggcacgggcagccccggggccggcggggtccctggggagctcagctgtgcctgggggTGGGCGGCAAGGGCAGCGGTGTGCGGCCCTCAGGGACTCGTctccctcccctgccagagTTCACGGCcctgaggctggagaacagcGACGGCTGCTCCGGCCGCCTGCAGGTTTTCTACAATGGGAcgtggggcagcgtttgctccaACTCGCTGACTCTTGAGACGGTGTCGCTGGTGTGCAAGGAGCTGGGCTGCGGGGACACAGGGACCCAGGAAACACTCCTGCCCCATGGCAGGGTGTCTGGCCCCGCCTGGCTGGACAACATCCAGTGTGGGGAGAGAACCAGCTCTTTCTGGCAgtgtccctctgctccctggaaCGCGCAGTCCTGTGTCGATCTGCAGGAGGAGATCCACATCACCTGCAACGGTAACTCAGAGCTCCCCACGCACCCCTGGAGCAACATGAGGCCAATTCCTCTTGTCGTGCCActccttacttgggagaagTTACTTATTCCCTCCTCAAACAGCTTGGAGGGGCTTTTCCTCTCCATGTCAGAccctccttctgctgctggcagcagcaacGTGAGCACAGCAACAGGTCccagcagcagtttccagccagGTTGCCAGCAGTGCCTGGGATAGCAGAGGCATCTCCATGTAAGGTCTCAGAGGAGAACAGGCTGGATTCAGAGGGATCTCATCCCCAGCGACCCCTCTTGCTGCTCTGTGAACCAGGGACCTGTTTGTGCTGCTCAatcggggttcctcccctgggctTGTGCAGTGTCCCTGAATGCCTGGGGTTCAGAGTCCACTTTGGCCAAGATGGCACTGGGAGGCACCAGCAGAGCcaagctcttctcagtgatttcCATTGCTAGGACAAACGACAACAgaacatcagaggttccaaagtaacacaaggcaaaacttattccctgtgagggtgagggagcactggaactggctgcccagaggggctgtggagtctccttctctggagatattccaaaaccacctggacaagttcctgtgtgacctgctctaggtggcctTGCTCTGGCAGGCAGGTTGCACTGGATCAGCTTTcgaggtcccatcccagccctagGATCCTTtgactgtgtgattctgtgctcCCCGCTCTCCTCTGCCCCATCCCCCGAGCAGCCCCTTCACCACAACGTTTCCTCCTCCAGGGCTTGGCTCTGCAGTGCCCCCAACTTCACCGGCCCCGTGCCCCAACGCCACGAGCTGCACAGGTAgggagctgctcctctgctgcccctctggcctggcagggctgtgcccaccgtcccgctgccccagcagctctgtgcctccTGCAGACAGGGAGAGGATCCGCGCCGTGGGAGGAGAGGACGGCTGCTCGGGCCGGGTGGAGCTGTGGCACCGCGGCTCCTGGGGGACGGTGTGCGACGATGCGTGGGACGTGCGGGATGCCGAGGtggcctgcaggcagctgggctgtgggccCGCCGTGGCCGCCCTGCCCGAGGCTGCCTTTGGGGAGGGCACAGGCCCCGtctggctggagcaggtggagTGTCGGGGCACAGAGgcggctctgcagcactgctgggcctGGCCCGGGGACCGCGGGCTCTGCCGGCACAAGGAGGACGCGGCCGTGCGCTGCGCGGGTgagtgcaggggctgcagctctgcccggggcaggggcagggggctggggaaggggtttGGGCTCGCTTGGGCCTGGCATCATGGCCCTGGCCTCTCATGGAGTTCGTCAGGCTGGAAAAGTCCTTtgagatcatggagtccaagtgttgccctcacactgccaagctcaccactgacccatggcccccagcacctcagccccacggctttgggatccctccagggctgaggactcccccacctccctgggcagcctggcacaggggctgacaaccctctcagggaaacagttctgcctcagctccaacctcaacctcccctcggacaacttgaggctatttcctcttgtcctatctctccttacttgggagaagTGATTTATCCCCACCTCACTCCAATCTCCTGTCAAtcacccctcagtgtccttctaACTGGATCAAGCTCCAAGCCCCCAGTCCCTGGGCAGGGCCATCCCCACGTTTCCCCCCCTCTCCAGAGCCAGAACCTCCCTGTGCAGTGCAGGCGCCTGGTGCCGAGTGGCAGCAGCCTCAGTGGAACCGACCATCCCGCGGCCACTGCCCGTGgggcccagcagccctggggctggccccTGGCTACCTGGGTCATCCCACCTGCTGCCCGGATCACAGGCACTGggcctcatcctgctctggcTTTGCAGCACTGCATGATGGGGCAGTTtgggctgtgggatgtgtcAGGGTCGCCCCAGATACAGGGGActgtggtggggagggggctccctGATCCCCATAAAACCCCagaagcacagctctgcttttcctcccctgcAGCTCCAGTTGCAATGGCAGCATCCCCGCCCCGAGCAGGTAACTTGTCTTGTCCCTGGGgatccctggggctgggctctgccccaaagcctgagggaaggggctgcttgCTGGGGGGCGCAAATGTGGTGGGAGgaggccctgggctggggctgaggggctggagagggCTGTAAGTGGCTCAGCAGGgtgggagctgccccagcactgtCTCCTGGGCTGCTCCATGCATGCTGGCAACCAGGACtggtgctgcctccagctccccagccccaggtggCACTGCCCCTTCCGTGCTCTTGCCCATGCAGGTCCCACACGAGGCCGTGTGAGCAGCGGCGGGAGAGTCTCGGTGCCCGTCATCGTCTGCATCGTCCTGGGGGCCcttctctgcctgctcctggcccTCCTGGCCGGGCAAGTGCTGCAGCGCAGAGGTGGGTCCTTGCAGAATGGTCCCGGGGGCAGATGgctcctggcagggctgtgggggctgtggggtggcacCGAGGGGCAGGGGCCAAGCCGAGGGGAtgaggctgggggctgccacagagcagctgcgCAGCGCCGTTGCCCTCCCTGGGGATGTGGCAGCCACGTCTGGGCAGCgcagtggggctggagcagccctgggctggcccCAGGAACAGGTCTGGGGGGGCACGGTGGggtcctgcagcccctctgcccgtCCCTGTGCCAGCGCTGCCCCTGTGCCCAGGCTCCAGGAGAGCTCAGCAGCCCTTCCCCGAGGCCGTGTACGAGGAGATCGGTTACAGCCCGGCGtggaaggagcaggagaggtTTGGGCGCTCAGGTGGGTGCGGGGCTTTCCTGGGGGCACATCTGCAGGCCTCTTTGACCCGGCCACGAGCCAGGGCTGGTCCCTCACAGgccccaggccctgcagcaCATGGGCTGTGCAGGTAGCATCTGGGTCCTGGCACCgccaaagcagctccctcccctcccctccagcttTGCCTGTCCCATCCGGACagcccctctcctcctgcccaccaCCAGACCCccgaggagggagggagagagggagggaaggggctgtgctgtgagACAGAGCTCCTCGGAGATGGGGTTTGTCCAAGGGGAGCTGGGTGTATTCCCAGCCGGCCTCAtccctgtgcagccccagctctgggggTCCCCCTTCCCattccccagcagctgcggggGCTTTGCTGTGTGACACCCACTGTGCATCTCCCCAGGCTCCTCCTCAGAGGGGTCCCTGCCCCGGCTGCAGCCCTCCCCTGCGGCCAGCgaggaggaggatgctgtgggagcagctccaggtAAGGCTGGGATGGAGCGAGGTGGCCCCAAGTGTCACCGTGGGAGACGGGGAGGCCGTGGGGGGGTCTCCTGTGGTCTCAGCCCCGTGTCCTTGCGCATCCTCCCACCCTCTGCTTCACACGACGCATCTTGTCCCTGTCAGCGCCTCCCCTCTCCTTCCAGACAGCCCCATCCTGCCCGCAGGCAGCCCAGCAGATGGCTATGATGATGCCAGGGAGGTTTCTGAGCCTGAGGAGGCTGCCGGCCCTGGGCAGGGAGCTTGGCAAAGACCCAGGGAGccagaggagggagcagggcccagggACGCGGCCGGAGGTGAGAGGGAAATGCCCTGGTGCCGCCCGAGGCGCTGCCGTTAGCGAGGCCCAAAGCTGCCGGGAAGGGCGAAGCTGCCAAGGAGTGTTCCTTGGAAGGgccggggctggcagcaggagctgcaggtggtgaggagcagggaggagggggacgCGCAGGAGGGGAAACTGCTACGTCCTGCCTCGCTGCTGGCAGGGGCCAAGCTGTGCTCCCGCAGAAGCGTCGGGGTccctggagctggaggagagccCTCGTCCCTGTCCCGGGGGAGCTGCGGCTACGACGATGCCCAAGAGGTGTCTGTGGCATGTCCCTGTGAGGACACCGAGGCCGTGACACCGCAGGTCGGGGCACAACAGCCCCCGACGGCCAGGCCGGGAGAGTCTGGCACTGCCGCGAGGCTGCAGCAGCCGGGAGAGCCCTGAGCACCAGGACACTGCACCCAGGGGCGGCAGAAGgagtttcctctggctttgGCCTCATGCTGAGCCTCAGTGTCACGGTGGTTGTGATTAAAAGCCTCAGGGGGTTGCCCCGCAGCCGGTGCTTCCCTGTGCAGGCGTCGTGGTGTCTCGTGGCACTGAGCGGGGCAGCGCGGCACAAAGACGTGGCGCTGGGAAGGGGCCCGTCCCAGGGGTGGTGGGTTTGGGGTCGGGCTTTGGGGTCGCAGGAGCCCTGTGGGAGGTGCCGCCACGTGCCCCCGTGGCAGTGcccatctcctcagctcccaccgGGAGCCGCCCTGACACCGGCTGCGGAGCCCCTTCCTGAGCCACACAGGCTGGGattccctctcctcaccctctgcCACCACCCCGCTGGCTGGGGACCATTCCTGCTGCCTcgggccctggcacagccccagcgcTCTGGGCACAGCCGCAGAGCCGCCTCCTCCCTCAGCAGGGGCCAGGATGTCCCACGGCAACCCCGGTGTAATGGGTGATGgtcaaaattgttattgttgagcaAATCGAGTGGGATTCAGTTGTGTTGTGCATGTTGTTGTAAGCAATGACTCTGTTTGTGTAAGTTTGATTATGTTTTGTGGAACCTTGTAATAGTAGTTAAGTGGTTGAGCCAACACCTGGTCAGCGCTGGGAAGGTGCAACAAAATAGCgaaacttcaaaggcaggaacacccagcaacatttttcaccaatctgGAGCTGGTAGATGAGCAAGGACGACGCGTGGACACTGTCAACTGACCAACCAGAGACCGATTCGTCgcagtgtcccagcccatgaAGGGGGGGGAAAACATATATAAGGACATGCAAAGGATGAATGTGTGTGCCCTGGCGGAACTGTTGCacttcccccggtcacccagcgctgttgcccttttatcgcttgctacaattggtttaataaaattctgtttggttaagaaagctttagaggctgattcctctaTAACAATTTGTTGCCGTGACTCGGATTCTCGAGCTTCGGCGGAGGACCCTCGCACATCGGGACGGCGcgccttgtctttttttttgacGATCTCGAGGTGAGTTGGGGACTCCTCGAGGCCCTTGAATTCCGAACCCTAAATTTCGATAATTGGGCAAAGAATTGAACCCCGTAAACTTTGTGCACGAAGAACCGGACGAAGACCCCAGGGAGGGTAAGGATTCCATTCAGAACTGGACGAAGACCCCAGGGAGAGTAAGGATTCCGTTCAGAACTGGACGAAGACCCCAGGGAGGGTAAGGATTCCATTCAGAACCGGACGAAGACCCCAGGGAGGGTAAGGATTCCGTTCAGAACTGGACGAAGACCCCAGGGAGGGTAAGGATTCCGTTCAGAACTGGACGAAGACCCCAGGGAGGGTCAGGATTCTGTTCGGTTGGGGTGGGTTTCCTGGAGTGTGCTTGAGTGAGACGCCCCCCTTGGGGAagcgaagcgagtgtggaccctgcCGTGAGGCAGCGCGGGACTCTCTTGTAGTGCGGTTctcattgcccgcgagggcgtgaGCCACGAACGAggggtgcgtgtgtgtgtgtgtgtaagaaggcactccggaagatgggacagaagaagaGCAAGCCTTCTGATCTCATGGGGAAGGGACCCAAGGAGAGGTTACCAGATATTCCCCGAGATGGGAAGGTGCGCCTTgcacaagaaacaaaagtagGGAAAAGATGGTTTATTATTGCATGTGTGTCTGGGGAAACCAGCAGATTAGACCAGATCACTTGTGTTGGCCAATTTTTGGGTCATATGAGAATTGGATTTGTCGGGCTCTAAACCTTTACGTAAATGATAAGGAGCCCTTTAATTCTGAGGAGAGCGAGTATGCGCGCTGTTGGCCATCTTCTGCTACTCGTGCTGGGATTTTTGCTTTAGGTGAAAATAAATCTGGCTGTAAGAAGAGGGTCCCTGAGGaacctccaccccctccccctccctatgaTCCCCCGCTGGTAGAAAATCCAAgacccccctctccccctgtgCCTTCGGCCCCTGAGGAGGATCCCGATTCTTCAGGGACAGTCGGGGGGACCCGAAGACTCACGAGGAGTCGGGCTAGACAGCAAATGACATCAGAAACGGGGCTACAAACATCATCAAAAACAGGGCTATACCCACTAAGAGAAACAGCGATGGGAGGCCCACAACCCGGGGTGGGATTTGTGTCAGTGCCTTTAAACTCGGGGGATGTAAGAGAGTTTAAGAAGGAAATGGGGAGTTTGTTAGAGGATCCCTTAGGAGTTTTGGAAAGGATAGACCAGTTTCTAGGACCTAACCtatatacctgggatgaactgcAAGCCATTTTAGGGATACTATTTACCGTGGAAGAGCGGGAGATGATCCGAAGGGCTGGGATGAGAGTCTGGGACCAGCAACACCAACAGGGGCCTGGTGCTGACATTAAGTGGCCTCAGCAGCGCCCTAATTGGTATAATCAAAACCCGGAACACAGGGGCCATATGGGAGATCTCCGCACTATAGTCGTACAGGGGATTAAGGAATCGGTCCCTCGAGGGCAGAAcataaataaagcctttaatgaACAACAAAGGAAAGATGAGACTCCCACAGAATGGTTAGAAAGATTAAGAAAGAGCTTGCAGCTTTACTCTGGGATAGACCCTATGACACCGGTCGGGCAAGCCCTTCTAAAAACTCAGTTTGTGGCAAAGTCATGGCCGGATATTAGAAAGAAGTTAGAAAAGTTGGAAGATTGGCAGGAGAAAGGGTTGGACGAGTTGCTAAGGGAAGGTCTGATGAAATGGAATCCAGAGGATGACGAGCAATTAGagaatttaaaaactgatttagtAAATGCCCCAGTATTGAGTCTGGTGGATACCCGGAGGCCTTTCTATCTATTTGTTAACACGGAGGGTGGAATGGCCTTCGGGGTCCTAACGCAGGAATGGGCAGGTAACAAGAAACCCGTGGGGTGTTATTCCAAGTTATTAGATCCAGTTAGTCATGGTTGGCCTACTTGTTTACAGGCCAAAGTTGCTACTGCCCTCTTAGTCGAAGAAGCTGGGAAAATAACGATGGGAGGAGAATTAAAGGTATACACCCACCATAATATACGAGGGGTATTACAGCAGAAAGCTGATAAATGGATTACGGATGCCAGGTTACTGAAATATGAGGGGATCTTATTGCACTCTCCCAAGTTAGAGCTTGAAACAACTAATTTGCAAAATCCAGCTCAATTTTTGAATGGAGAACCGAGCGAATCTCCTTCCCATGATTGTATCAGGGTAATAGAATATCAAACCAAGATAAGGGAGGATTTAGAGGAAGAGGAGTTGTTATGTGGAGAGAAATTGTTCGTAGATGGATCATCTCGGATAGTGAACGGGAAAAGGAAGTCAGGATACGCTATAATAGACGGGAGCAGCTGGACAATTAAAGAATCAGGCCCCCTTAATATAAGTTGGTCGGCACAAGCCTGCGAACTATTCGCAGTATTGAGGGCATTACAACTGTTAAAAGATAAGAGAGGAACAATATTTACGGAttctaaatatgcatttggGGTAGTTCACACGTttggaaaaatttgggaagagAGGGGCCTAATGAATTCTCAAGGTAAGGGATTAATACATGGGACCTTAATAAAGCAAACTTTGGAGGCATTAAGAGGGCCCAAACAAATTGCGGTAGTTTATGTAAAGGGCCATCGAAAGGGAACCTCCACACGAATAAGAGGGAACAATTTAGCAGACGAGGAAGCTAAGAAAGCTGCGTTACTGGTGATAAAAGCAATTGAAC comes from Colius striatus isolate bColStr4 chromosome 28, bColStr4.1.hap1, whole genome shotgun sequence and encodes:
- the LOC133628082 gene encoding antigen WC1.1-like, coding for MSPLSSKTEDSPSPAVLGLGAALTGAVSVSEGAVELRLVDGEHRCAGRVEVRREHEWGTVCDDLWDMADAEVVCKQLGCGPALGAPQGGYFRRGSGFIWMDNVLCKGIESALSDCKYGGWGKHNCNHNEDAGVICSGAVELRLVDGEHRCAGRVEVRQEYKWGTVCDDSWDMADAEVVCKQLDCGVALGVTKGGSFGPGSGFIWMDDVHCNGTESALSDCKYAGWGKHDCSTSMEAGVICSGFVRLVGGQSRCSGRVQVHAGGQWKGVCSSHFGAQAAAVACRELRCGGALSVSGTAASGAGLGASWDRELRCVGNESQLISCPTGPSGERPCSQQDSAVLTCTQYAGFRLANGSTACEGRVEVQLLETWGTLCASRWDLADAHVLCRQLGCGFAEAIPGGERFGPAPGPVWRDSFHCDGTEARLSQCPVTVLGASPCSRRNNAALICSGPVGSGSLRLVGGGSRCTGRVEIFQHGTWGRVLSEQWDVAEARVACRQLRCGEAETAYKPPKAEQGTGPVGLRGVRCQGHEAQLSLCNVSWPAAGVVEDVGVVCEGSRRVRLANGPGRCAGRVEIYSQGSWGSVCDDGWDLPDAAVVCRQLGCGGAVGAPGSAAFGEGSGHIWLDGVNCSGAEAALWDCPAGPWGRHDCGHKEDAGAVCSEFTALRLENSDGCSGRLQVFYNGTWGSVCSNSLTLETVSLVCKELGCGDTGTQETLLPHGRVSGPAWLDNIQCGERTSSFWQCPSAPWNAQSCVDLQEEIHITCNGLGSAVPPTSPAPCPNATSCTDRERIRAVGGEDGCSGRVELWHRGSWGTVCDDAWDVRDAEVACRQLGCGPAVAALPEAAFGEGTGPVWLEQVECRGTEAALQHCWAWPGDRGLCRHKEDAAVRCAGPTRGRVSSGGRVSVPVIVCIVLGALLCLLLALLAGQVLQRRGSRRAQQPFPEAVYEEIGYSPAWKEQERFGRSGSSSEGSLPRLQPSPAASEEEDAVGAAPDSPILPAGSPADGYDDAREVSEPEEAAGPGQGAWQRPREPEEGAGPRDAAGGAKLCSRRSVGVPGAGGEPSSLSRGSCGYDDAQEVSVACPCEDTEAVTPQVGAQQPPTARPGESGTAARLQQPGEP